From Actinomycetota bacterium:
CAGGCGAGCGCCGCGACGGCGGCACGGATGATCGCCGAACGCACCGGTCACGCGCACGTGCAGCACGCCTTCGCCTCGTCCGCCGACCCCACGGTCCCGGACGCGGCCGCGGCACTCGCGGCAGCCGGTGTCCCCCGCGTCGCGTTGTTCTCCTGGAGCCTCCTGGCCGGCCAGCTGGTGGAGGCATCGCGTCGGGCCGCAGCAGCGGCGCTGGATCCACACGGCGTGGCGCTGGTGGACGCGGGACGGCTCGGACCTGACCCGGTGGTCGCGGACGTGCTCTCGGATCGCTACCACGACGCGGCCTGACGTCCGTCACGCCTCGACGAGTCCCACTGGCTCGCCACCATCGAGGACGGCGCGGACGTTGCTGAAGCAGCGGTCGAGGATGCGTCCCACCGACTCGGCCGTGGCCCCAGCCACGTGGGGCGTGAACGTGGTGCGGGGCGCGTCGAGGAGCGGGTGATCCTCGGGCGGGGGCTCGACGGAGTAGACGTCGACGGCCGCGCCGTGGAGGTGCTTGTCGTAGAGCGCGCGCGTCAGGGCCTGCTCGTCGACGATGCCACCCCGCGCGGCGTTGACCACCACGGCGGACGGCTTCATCGACGCCAGCCGGTCGCCGTCCAGCAGGCTGCGGGTGTCGGGCGTGAGCGCGATGACGAGGACGAGGACGTCGGCACCGGCGATGAGCTCGTCCAGGGCCAGGTAGCGCATGCCCAGCTCTGCCTCGAGTTCCTCGGGGCGTCGGTGGCGGGACCAGTACGTCACGTCGGTCTCGAACGCGCGGAAGCGCGGCACCGCGGCCCGTCCGATGTCGCCCATCCCGACGATGCCCACGGTCTTACCCGCCAGCTCGTAGCGGACGTGCCCGAGCTGCTCGAAGCGTCCCTCGCGCAGAGCACGGTCGCCGGCGGTGAGGTCCCGCAGGGCGGCGATGGCTCCGTACACGCACCACTCGGCTACCGCCGTCGCGTTCAGGCCGCCGCAGGCAGCGACCGGGATCCCCGCGTCGGCACACGCCGCGACGTCGACGCTGTCCACGCCAGCAGCGGGTACCTGCACGAGGTCGCACGTTCCGGTCAGGGCGTCCACGATCTCGCCCTCGATCCGGTGCGTCCCGGTCCAATCAGCGAGACAGATGCGTGCGCCGCGCGCGGCTTCGACGGGGTCGACGCCATCGGCGACCGCGATGACGTCGGCGCTGGGGAAGGTTGACTCGAGCGCCGCGGCGGGCAGCGGTGCCAGCACCGCGATCCGCTCCAAGGCCGAACCTCCCGGTCTGACGGGTCAGCGGTTCGCAACCGCGCTCCGTGGGTGGCACGCTACCGGCGCAACGACGCCGCGGGGGAACGCGGCCGACGACGCGCGAGAGGCGGACGCAACCCATGGTCCCACGCCCGACATCGACCTCGACCGACGACGCCCCGAAGTCCACCGAGGTGTTGTCGTCGGTCGTCGTGCGGTTCGCCGGCGATTCCGGTGACGGCATGCAGCTCACCGGCGACCGGTTCACCGCCGAGAGCGCCGCTGCTGGCAACGACCTGGCGACGCTGCCCGACTTCCCGGCCGAGATCCGCGCTCCCGCCGGCACCCTCGCGGGCGTGTCGTCGTTCCAGCTGCACTTCAGCGACCACGACATCCACACGCCGGGCGACCGTCCCGATGTGCTGGTCGCGATGAACCCGGCCGCGCTGCAGAAGAACCTCGGTGACCTCGACCGGGGCGCCACCATCATCGTGAACAAGGATGGGTTCTCGGCCGGCAACCTCAAGAAGGCCGGCTACGACACCGACCCCCTCGAGGACGGAACGCTCGACGGTTACCACGTGCACATCGTCGCGATCACCGACCTGACGACGCGTGCGCTGGAGGACTTCATAGAGCAGGGCGCGTTGACCAACAAGGAGGCACAGCGCGCCAAGAACATGTTCGCGCTCGGGCTCGTCTCCTGGATGTTCTCCCGCGACATCGACCTGACCGTCGCGTGGCTCGAGAAGAAGTTCGCGGCCAACGCCTCGGTCGCCCAGGCCAACGTGACCGCGCTCAAGACCGGTTACCACTACGGCGAGACCGCCGAGGTGTTCACCCACCGCTACAGCGTGGGGCCGGCCACGCTCCCGCCGGGGCGCTACCGCAACATCACCGGCAACCAGGCGTTGGCGTACGGCTTGGTCGCGGCGAGTCTGCGATCCAACCTGTCGCTGTTCTACGGCAGCTACCCGATCACGCCAGCCAGCGACATCCTCCACGAGCTGTCCAAGCTCAAGCACTACGACGTGCGCACGTTCCAGGCCGAGGACGAGATCGCCGCGGTGGGCTCGACCCTCGGGGCGGCGTTCGGTGGGGCGCTGGCGGTCACGGCCTCGTCGGGTCCCGGCATCGCACTCAAGGCCGAGACGATGGGTCTGGGTGTCGTGGTCGAGCTGCCCATGGTCGTGGTCAACGTGCAGCGGGGTGGTCCCTCCACGGGGCTGCCGACCAAGACCGAGCAGGCTGATCTGCTCCAGGTGCTGTACGGCCGCAACGGCGAGTCACCGCTGCCGGTCGTGGCCGCGCAGAGCCCGTCGGACTGCTTCTTCGCCGCGATCGAGGCAGCGCGCATCGCGCTCAAGTACCGCACCCCGGTCGTGCTCCTCTCCGACGGCTACCTCGCCAACTCCGCCGAGCCGTGGATGCTGCCTGACGTGACCGCGTTGCCCGACATCTCGGTCGAGTTCGCCACCGAACCCAACGGGCCCGATGGCGAGTTCCTGCCCTTCCTGCGGGACGAGGACACGCTCGCCCGTCCATGGGCCATCCCCGGAACGCCCGGTCTGGCGCACCGGATCGGCGGCCTCGAGAAGCAGGACGTGACCGGCAACATCAGCTACGACCCCGCCAACCACCACCGCATGACCGAGCTGCGGCAGGCCAAGATCGAGGGGATCGCCGCCGACGTCCCGCCGCTCGAGATCGAGGGCGACGAGGACGCCGAGCTGCTGGTGCTGGGTTGGGGTTCGAGCTACGGCCC
This genomic window contains:
- a CDS encoding 2-oxoacid:acceptor oxidoreductase subunit alpha, with protein sequence MVPRPTSTSTDDAPKSTEVLSSVVVRFAGDSGDGMQLTGDRFTAESAAAGNDLATLPDFPAEIRAPAGTLAGVSSFQLHFSDHDIHTPGDRPDVLVAMNPAALQKNLGDLDRGATIIVNKDGFSAGNLKKAGYDTDPLEDGTLDGYHVHIVAITDLTTRALEDFIEQGALTNKEAQRAKNMFALGLVSWMFSRDIDLTVAWLEKKFAANASVAQANVTALKTGYHYGETAEVFTHRYSVGPATLPPGRYRNITGNQALAYGLVAASLRSNLSLFYGSYPITPASDILHELSKLKHYDVRTFQAEDEIAAVGSTLGAAFGGALAVTASSGPGIALKAETMGLGVVVELPMVVVNVQRGGPSTGLPTKTEQADLLQVLYGRNGESPLPVVAAQSPSDCFFAAIEAARIALKYRTPVVLLSDGYLANSAEPWMLPDVTALPDISVEFATEPNGPDGEFLPFLRDEDTLARPWAIPGTPGLAHRIGGLEKQDVTGNISYDPANHHRMTELRQAKIEGIAADVPPLEIEGDEDAELLVLGWGSSYGPIRAAVQRVREAGHKVARAHLRHLNPMPLNLGEVLERFPKVLLPELNMGQLRLLLRARYLKDVRGYNRVTGLPFRAAELEAEILRYLGAQAAKR
- a CDS encoding 3-phosphoglycerate dehydrogenase, which produces MERIAVLAPLPAAALESTFPSADVIAVADGVDPVEAARGARICLADWTGTHRIEGEIVDALTGTCDLVQVPAAGVDSVDVAACADAGIPVAACGGLNATAVAEWCVYGAIAALRDLTAGDRALREGRFEQLGHVRYELAGKTVGIVGMGDIGRAAVPRFRAFETDVTYWSRHRRPEELEAELGMRYLALDELIAGADVLVLVIALTPDTRSLLDGDRLASMKPSAVVVNAARGGIVDEQALTRALYDKHLHGAAVDVYSVEPPPEDHPLLDAPRTTFTPHVAGATAESVGRILDRCFSNVRAVLDGGEPVGLVEA